Proteins from a single region of Hypomesus transpacificus isolate Combined female chromosome 9, fHypTra1, whole genome shotgun sequence:
- the fam219aa gene encoding protein FAM219A isoform X1: MMEEIDRFQVPPVNGETQPLDPAASSTTEADSDTREDETVAMNYKPSPLQVKIEKQRELARKGSVKNGTVGSPVNQQPKKNMARTRLVVPNKGYSSLDQSPDEKPLVALDTDSDDDFDVSRYSSSGYSSAEVRGLRDQQINQDLNIQLLKDGYRLDEIPDDEDLDLIPPKSVNPTCMCCQATSSTACQIQ; encoded by the exons gACCCAGCAGCCTCTTCCACCACAGAAGCCGACTCTGACACAAGAGAAGACGAGACTGTGGCCATGAACTACAAGCCCTCGCCACTCCAAGTGAAAATAG agaaacagagggagctCGCCAGGAAGGGATCAGTGAAGAATGGCACTGTGGGAAGTCCTGTCAACCAGCAGCCCAAGAAGAACATGGCTCGAACACG GTTGGTCGTGCCAAACAAAGGGTACTCTTCTTTAGACCAGAGCCCAGATGAGAAGCCGTTGGTAGCACTGGACACTGACAG TGATGATGACTTTGACGTGTCGAGATATTCCTCGTCGGGATACTCCTCAGCCGAGGTGAGAGGTCTGAGGGACCAG CAAATTAACCAGGATCTCAACATCCAGCTGCTGAAAGATGGCTACCGTCTGGACGAAATCCCTGACGATGAAGATCTGGATTTGATCCCACCAAAGTCTGTCAACCCCACCTGCATGTGTTGCCAAGCCACTTCCTCTACAGCCTGCCAAATACAGTAG